The DNA region tttttaaacgtatCATTATTAATTGTACGATTAAAAACTCTTCCGATTTCGGAGGGAAAGGCGCGCTCACGTGATCCTGAGATGGAGCTGACGCTAGCAGAGGACAGCTCCAGGTCTTGTCACGTTTTTCTCCGTGAATCTCTACGAGCGTGTGATATTGACTAACGGTCATGTTTCAAGCGCAGTCTTGCAGCTAATAAACCAGAGCACAGACGGATGCTGTACAAGTTTACTCATGGCACGTGAGCGGACAAGctatcaaaaaagaaaaatatacatatgttaCACAAATAAATGGCGAGCGCACGACATGGAGGGAGACGGATGAGTGGCGGGTGAGGCTGGTTGCCGTGGTTACAGGTTTTGGCAGCACTGCAGTTTGTTGCCCTTCTGGCCGTCTGTGGTCGGCGGGACGCTGATGTCCACCACGTTGTTTCCCGGCGACTCGTCGTGAGCCGATCGGTCAGCGATTTGCTTCTGTGATACGATGCGATAAATTTCTGAAGACGCgggagaaagggagagaggTAAACTGTTGATTGTCATGGTTACTGTAAAACCattcatgtatgtatgtttccCATAATCTTTCCCATAATTTATCCGTTTCAATTTTAACTGAATCTTTTGGTTtcttatttagttttcaaaatCTGTTTATCTCTTTATTTGTCCTATTAAATTCTTACTAGGTTaatgctaaaacatttttataatataaatatttcacttttcgcataaaaaagcaaaaagaaaattgtatgtatatatatatatatatatatatatatatatatatatatatatatatatatatttatttatttatttatttatttattttatttttttataataagaaaataagttaatactgcagaaaaatgtttattaaaataacaattttaaagttatattaaaatagcaattatatttttaaaatatatttcttcacatctatctatatatctatctatgtatctgtttcttttaaatatatatatatatatatatatatatatatatatatatatatatatatatatatatatatatatatatagtggggACTCACTATCACTCTATGCTATATTGCAACcatttttaagttcatttttttcctcattaatgtacacacagcaccccatattgacagaaaaacacagaattcttgacatttttgcagctttgatattttcttttttattaaatggtcgtaagtattcagaccctttgctgtGGCGCTCGTATATTTATCTCAGGTTCTGTCCATTTCTTCTGATCACCCTTGAGATGGTTCCGCACCTTCATCtgagtccagctgtgtttgattacaCTTGATTAggaaggacacacacacacgctccttACAGCTCGCAGCGCATGTCAGAGCAAACCAGAATCGTGAGGTCAAAGGAACTGCCTGAAAAGAATTGTGGCGAGACACAGATCTGGCAgaggttacaaaaaaaaaaaaatctgctgcaCTTAAGGTTCCTAAGAGCACAGTGGCCTCCATAATCTTTAAATGGAAGACGTTTGGGACGAGCAGAACCCTTCCTAGAGCCGGCCGGCCAAACTGAGCTATCAGGGGAGAAGAGCCTTGGAGAGAGAGGTGAAGAAGAACCCAAAGAACACTGAGGCTGAGAAAGTTGTAGAAAGTCAACCATCACTGCACCTCCACCAGTCGGGGCTTCAAcaagacaatgaccctaagAGCACCGCTAAGATAATGAAGGAGCGTCTTCACAACTCCGTGACTGTTCTTGAGCGGCCCGGCCAGAGCTCTGACTTAAACCCAACTGAGAGTCTCTGGAGAGACCAACGTCTACCATCCAGCCTGACAGAACGGGAGAGGAAGGGCGGAGGAAGAACTTGCTGCATCTCTCCCAAAAAAAGACTCACGGCTGTATTCTACTAAACACcgagcaaagggtctgaatacttacgACCATGTGAGAtttcagtttttccttttttaataaatcgccaaaaatgtcaacaattctgtTTCTGTCAGTATGGGGTGCTGTGTGAACGTTAATGATTAATGATAAgttattttagcaaatggctgcaatataacaaagtgaaaaattcaagggggtctgaatactttctgtACTCGCTGTATGTATTCCTGCATacttattttctgtatattcttcatattatatcttatttttcttcacaaacattatacatatatatatatatatatatatatatatatatatatatatatatatatataaaaaaaaaaaaaatatatatatatatatatatatatatatatatatatatatatatatatatatatatatatatatatatatatatatatatatatatatactcaactCAACACTTATTTAGCTTTAGGTTTTTAAACGAATACTAGTATTATAAGGTGTTTTTAGTCAAGAATGTTTAATTTGAGTTTTAGTGATGACCCTATTCTCAATGTATTACATTAACTTCTTAAATATGTGGATGTAAAATTTGCATTCGTCCCTCCAGTAGCTTTTTATTTCCTGTAAAAGCGGCGTCATCTAGTATAGAATGGCGTCATTTAAGGTTTACACCCTTTCTAAAACATCTCTCCAAAATCCCCATAATTCCTGGCAGGCATTCGCAGCTTAGCAGAAGGCCGATGCTGCACTCTTAAAGTTACATAAGACGCCGCTGTCCTGGGATTCATGGCTCCCGTGAGCGGTTTGTACCTGTTAGGATGTTCTTGAAGGCCTCCTCCACGTTGGTCGAGTCCAGAGCGGACGTCTCGATGAACGACAGGTTGTTTTTCTCTGGAAGCGAGCGGAAAGTGTTTAGTACCCCCGCGTTCCTGAAGCATCCACGGACAACGCAAAGCTTCACACTGAACGAATCGTGTTCACAAAACATGAGCCGAGTTCATTCCTGAGCGAATCTATTTATTTGCATGaagcaattttaatatttttggtcaCCGaagctgcgtttatttgatcagaaatacagtgaaaacggcggaagttcaaaagaacggcGTCggatattttgttaaaatataattgaatgcatccttgctgaacgCTAGAATTAATTTCTCCAACTTATGACTGGTTTAATGAAGATGCTTTGCTCTGTTTGAGGTTAATCTAATGCCCTGATTATCGTAAAAAGCAATGTAGTTCAAGTTCATCCTAAACACAACACTGTGTAGAATTACGAATCGCTGTCGGAgcaaatattttctctttttaaaggaaccgtcagatttggagaaatgcagcacaTCATttgctcagcagtgaatgggtgccgtcagaatgagagtccaaacatctgaaGAAGAGGAAAGATCAAACGAATCCagcattaaagtgtttttaatgacACTTACTTCCATCCagacacatatttgtttagagctgttaTGGACTGTTTTGGCTTGCAAACTCTATTCTAAtctagaattttaaaaaaacccaaactgcTTGTTAACCAACTCTAACACTAgcttctctattctttttctattctattgaTTCCTTTTTGTTACTTAttatactacacacacacacacacacacacacacacagatacacacacttCGTCATATtacatatacttttattaatttaatttaagtctTAAAACAGGATTTGGTTTCTTTATATTTACTTGGCAATTAtctctgttatatatatatttatttatttatttttattttatttattttttataaattataaaacttttatacattatatatatatacttcatatttcatattttcagtattttcttcatattattatacaattaacaaaatcTCTCTAAAgcttgctgttatttttctattctattggttttatttttatttattttttatttaaagaatcctTGTACTGCATTGAGCTAACTGAGACTTTCATATCATTGTTTCAGTcgctttgaataaaataatatgtaaaaataataatataattataaacagtgcttgatctgtgcagctTTCTCTCCCGTTTCAGACCGGACCACTATTTTTCACGGGGTGGAAGCcttattttggattattttgaCCTGATGGAGTAAGGTGAGAaggttctgacggcacccattgctCCTCTACATGAGTTTTGCGGTACCTGCGAAGGCTCGAGCCTCGTCGGTGGGAACGGCTCTCAGGTGGCGCAGGTCGCTCTTATTCCCCACCAGCATGATGACGATGTTGTTGTCGGCGTGATCTCGCAGCTCTTTCAGCCAGCGCTCCACGTTCTCGTAGGTCAGGTGTTTGGCGATATCATACACCAGCAGCGCTCCGACCGCGCCGCGATAGTACCTGAGATATCAGAACACAAATACATTAGCGCTTCTTAGTTTTACTCGACGTTTAGGTCCAGGTTTTGTATCGTTgagtgaatacattttattttaatttaaatgattatatcaaatgattcatcacgatccaaaatatttatatatttattaaaatattatcaatatatgtatatatatgtgtgtgt from Puntigrus tetrazona isolate hp1 unplaced genomic scaffold, ASM1883169v1 S000000837, whole genome shotgun sequence includes:
- the rab11bb gene encoding RAB11B, member RAS oncogene family, b; this translates as MANRDDEYDFLFKVVLIGDSGVGKSNLLSRFTRNEFNLESKSTIGVEFATRSIQVDGKTIKAQIWDTAGQERYRAITSAYYRGAVGALLVYDIAKHLTYENVERWLKELRDHADNNIVIMLVGNKSDLRHLRAVPTDEARAFAEKNNLSFIETSALDSTNVEEAFKNILTEIYRIVSQKQIADRSAHDESPGNNVVDISVPPTTDGQKGNKLQCCQNL